The window TGCTCATCAAGCACATGATGCGCATCATCCTCGAAAACAGCATGAAGTATACGCCCAAGGGCGGCCGCATCACGATTGAGCTGCGCCGTGGAGCGGGTGAGATGGTTCTGACGCTTGCCGACAACGGCATCGGCATCGCGAAGGAGCATCAGGACAAGGTGTTCGAGCGCTTCTATCGCGTCGATTCCGCGCGGACGCGCGGCAAGGATGCGCCGGGCGGCACGGGACTGGGGCTTTCGATCGCGCGCTGGATCGCTGAGCAGCATGCGATCGGCATCGAGCTTGAGAGTGATCTCGGCAAGGGCACGAAGTTCATCCTCCATGTGCCATGCGTGGAGTGAGCGCCGGATCTGCCCCAAGGGTGGAAAATCGCGGAAGCGTGGAGGAGGCTGGAATCTTGCAGGCAAAGGGAAAACTCCTCGTCTTGGAAGCGGGCGACGGCTCGGGCAAGGCGACGCAGACGAAGATGCTCAAGGAAAGGCTCGTCGCCGAAGGCCGCTGCGTGCGGCAGGTCGAGTTCCCCGACTATGCTTCGCCGTCGTCGGCGCTCGTGCGCATGTACCTCGGCGGCGACTTCGGCGAACGTGCATCCGAAGTCAATGCCTATGCCGCATCTGCCTTCTTTGCCGTCGACCGCTACGCTTCATTTCAGACGAAATGGCGTGCGGATCTTGAGGCGGGCGCGATCATCCTCGCCGACCGCTACACGACGGCGAACATGGTGCATCAGGCCGTGAAGATCGAGGATGAAGCAGAGCGCGAGGCTTTCCTCGCGTGGCTTGAGGATTTCGAGTACGGAAAGCTTGCGCTGCCGCGCCCCGATCTCGTCCTCTTTCTCGACATGGATCCTGCTGTGAGCCGCCGCCTCATCGCGGCGCGTGCGGCTGCAAGCGGCGCGGCACGGGACATTCACGAGCGCGACGAAGATTACCTCGTGCGCTGTCATCGGGCGTCGATCAATCTTGCCGCGCGCTGCGGCTGGCAGCGCATCCGCTGCAGCGAGGCGGGCGAGCCGCTTTCGCGCGAGGCGGTGCATGAAAAAATTTACGAAGCGGTGCGGCGCATCCTATGAGGAATGTACGCATAAACGTACAATCGTGCGCCGCCCGCAAAACCGCCCCCGTGGAAGGCGGAATATGATTTGCTGTGAACGAGGGCTGTGCATGAGTCGAATGGGGCTTATGCACAGCCCCTTTGTGGAAGGGAAAGATATGCTGAAAGAAGTTCTTGTTGTGGAAGGAAAGATGGACGTCGTTGCTGTCCGAAAGGCGCTCGACGCCGACTGCATCGTGACGGGCGGCTTCTCGCTGGGCAGGCGTGCGCTCGCCGACATCGAGGCGGCGTACAAGAGACGCGGCATCATCATCCTCACCGATCCGGATTCTGCGGGCGAGCGCATAAGGCGCTTTCTCGCGAAGAGATTCCCCGAGGCGGGTCATGCCTTCATCCCGAAGGAGGAGGCGACAGCGAACGACGACATCGGCGTCGAGCAGGCCTCGCCTGAGTCGATCCGCTGCGCACTCGCCAAGGTGCGCACGTGCACGATCGCACCGCGCGAAGTGTTCACGAGCCGCGATTTGCTGCTTGCAGGTCTTTCCGGCGGCGAGGATGCGAGTCGGCGACGCGCGCGCCTCGGCGAGCGGCTCGGCGTAGGCTGGGCGAACGCGCGCACATTCTGCAAGCGCCTCAACAGCTACGGGGTGACGCGCGAGGAGTTCGAGGCGGCGCTGGCGTCATTGGAGGACGGCGCTGAAATGGCTGCCGTGCGAAATGACGAGGCGAAAGGAGGCGCATTATGATCGCTCCCGAGATTGCCAGTCCTGCCGTCACGCGCCACATTCTGAAGGCTTTCGGCCTTCGCGCCTCGAAGCGGCTCGGGCAGAACTTCCTCGTCGACGGCTCTGTCGTCAAGGACATCGTGGCGGCAGCGGAAATTGAAGAAGGCGACCGCGTCTTGGAGATCGGCCCGGGCATCGGCACGCTGACGCAAGGACTTCTCGAAGCCGGTGCACACGTCACCGCCGTCGAACTCGACAAGAAGCTGCCCGCCGTCCTCGCCGAGACGCTCGCCGCCTACGATCATCTGCGCATCGTGCCCGGCGACATCTTGAAGACGGACATCCGCGCTCTCATGGAAAATCAGCCGTTCAAGGTCGCGGCGAATTTGCCCTACTACATCACGACGCCGATCCTCCTCGCACTTCTTGAACAGCATCTGCCCCTCACACACATCGTGACCATGGTGCAGAAGGAAGTGGCGGAGCGCATGATCGCCGCGCCCGGTTCGAAGATCTACGGTGCGCTCTCCGTCGCCGTGCAGTACCATACGGAGCCGCGCATCGTGCGCGAGGTCGCGCCGCGCTCCTTCATTCCTGCGCCCGAGGTCGCCTCCGCTGTCATCGCGTGCC of the Selenomonas sputigena genome contains:
- the rnmV gene encoding ribonuclease M5; the protein is MLKEVLVVEGKMDVVAVRKALDADCIVTGGFSLGRRALADIEAAYKRRGIIILTDPDSAGERIRRFLAKRFPEAGHAFIPKEEATANDDIGVEQASPESIRCALAKVRTCTIAPREVFTSRDLLLAGLSGGEDASRRRARLGERLGVGWANARTFCKRLNSYGVTREEFEAALASLEDGAEMAAVRNDEAKGGAL
- the rsmA gene encoding 16S rRNA (adenine(1518)-N(6)/adenine(1519)-N(6))-dimethyltransferase RsmA, translated to MIAPEIASPAVTRHILKAFGLRASKRLGQNFLVDGSVVKDIVAAAEIEEGDRVLEIGPGIGTLTQGLLEAGAHVTAVELDKKLPAVLAETLAAYDHLRIVPGDILKTDIRALMENQPFKVAANLPYYITTPILLALLEQHLPLTHIVTMVQKEVAERMIAAPGSKIYGALSVAVQYHTEPRIVREVAPRSFIPAPEVASAVIACQKREKPPVEVTDERMFFRVARASFGQRRKTLANALLGTGASKDAVRRALDAAAIDEKRRGETLSLAEFARLADAFSAMQTEGER
- a CDS encoding dTMP kinase; this translates as MQAKGKLLVLEAGDGSGKATQTKMLKERLVAEGRCVRQVEFPDYASPSSALVRMYLGGDFGERASEVNAYAASAFFAVDRYASFQTKWRADLEAGAIILADRYTTANMVHQAVKIEDEAEREAFLAWLEDFEYGKLALPRPDLVLFLDMDPAVSRRLIAARAAASGAARDIHERDEDYLVRCHRASINLAARCGWQRIRCSEAGEPLSREAVHEKIYEAVRRIL